A segment of the Salipiger abyssi genome:
GCACCAGCGCCGGCAGGTTGAGAAAGATCACCAGCCAGGGGTCGAGCCAGCGGTCGACGGCGGGAAACCGCCCCATCACCAGCCCCAGCACGATCCCGAGGCTCATCGCCAGCACAAAGGCCCAGAGCACCCGCGTCAGCGTCCAGCCGAGGTGAAACAGCAGCTCGCCGGAGCGCAGCGCCTGCGCGAAGGGCTGCACCAGCGCCCAGGGCTGCGGCAGGATCTGCGGATCGGCGGTCAGCGCCGCCGCTACGATCCAGATCAGTGCCAGCAGCGCCAGCGAAATAACGGTCACCGCAATGCGTCCGGGCGCATGCGTCCGGGCGGCGGCGACACCGCGCCAGCGCTCTGCCGTGTCGTTCGGCAAGAAAACTCCTCCCCTTCCTCGCAGGGAAGGGTGACCGCAGACGCGGCGCGCGTCAATTGCTCCTAAGGGAGGAGACGGCAGACGTTACGTCCGCCCCTGCGCCGACGCTCAGACCTCGCGTTCGCCGGGCCGCACCGCCCGGCATTTCCAGCCGGAGACCCTGAAGGCCGGATGCGTCTCGGCCCATTTCGCCAGTTCGGGCTGGGCGCCCATCAGGCAGGTCATCGGCGAGATGTCGGTATAAAGCAGGCTGCGTTCCTGGCACTGATCTGGCGCGGTGGCCAGGCAGGCCACAAAAATTAGCTCAATCATGTTTGCCTCGTGTCATCGGACGGGTGCCCGGACAGGGTCTCAACAAATTCCCGAAAAATGGGTCAACAGAAATGTCCCTTTATGCTGCGATGCAGCATTTCGATAAAGGTTTTGCCTCCGGACACCATACATGACCAAATATTGAGCGATGAATAAAGACAGCCCTCCTGACCGATCCCGCAGCGGCCTGTCGCTCAAGGCCCGTCTCGGGCTGGGCGCGGGGCTGCTGGGGCTCGCCACGCTGCTGACGGCGGCGATGCTGGTGACCGGCATGGCGCGGGTGTCGCAGCGGCTCGACACGGCGCTCGCCGCCGAAACCCGGCTGGAGCAGTATTCCGCGCTTTCCACCCAGGTCTCGACCTTCATCGTCGTCGCCGCCGAGGCCATCCAGCGCGGCCTGCCGCCCGAGACCCGCGCCGCGCGGATCGACGGTATCGCGGCGACGCTCGACCGCAGCTTTGTCATGCTGCGCGCCGGGCTCGATGCCGAGGTGGCCGAGGCACAGGGGCTCGACGAACAGAGCCGGCGGGCGACGCAGTCGCTGGGCCTCGCGCGGATGCAGGCGCTGTTCCGCTCCACCCGTGACGGGCTGGTCTCGGAGACGGAAGATCGCGACCGGCTGCGCGCGTATCTCGACACATTCGCCTCGGGGTTCGAGCCGCTTCTGGCCGGAGCGGTGAACGAGGAGAAGCGGTTGCGCGCCGGCATCCTCGCCGGGATCGAGGATCTGCGCCGCAGCCTGACGCTCGCCGCCATCGCCATCGGCCTTGCGGCGCTGGCGCTCTGTGCCGGGGTCTATTTCGGCCTGATCCGCCCGCAATTCCGCCGGCTCGACGCGCTGCGCGACGCCGCCCGCCGGATCGGGCTCGAGGAGTTCGACATCGCCCTGCCCGCCGGACCGCGCGACGAGATCGGCGCGCTTTCCGCCGAGACCGCCCGCATGGCGCAGGCGCTGGCGGCGCGCGCCGAGGCGGTGGCGCGGGACCGCGCCCAGCTCGGAGAGATCATCCGCCAGCGCACCGAGGCGCTGAGCGCCGCCAATGCCCGGCTCGAACGCACCGACGAGGACCGCCGCCGCTTCTTTGCCGATATCAGCCACGAGCTGCGCACGCCGCTGACGGTGATCCTGATGGAGGCGCAGCTCGGGCGGCAGGGCGACGACCCGGCGCCGGCCTTCGCCACCATCGAGGCGCGCGCGCAGCGGCTCAACCGGCGTATCGACGATCTGCTGCGCATTGCCCGCTCGGAAACCGGCCAGCTCGCGCTGGAGACCGCGCCGGTGGCGCTGAAAGATCTGCTGTCGGAGGCGGAGGCGGAAACCCGCGCGGAGCTCTCCAATGCGGGCATGGTGCTGGACGCGCCGGACGCGGCACCGCTCACCGTCACCGGCGACCGCAACTGGCTGCGTCAGGTGGTGGTCGGGCTCATCCGCAACGCCATCCGCCATGCGCGGGCGGGCGGCAGGCTGCGGCTGGAACTGCGCGAAGACGGCGGGTTTGGCGAGATCGTTCTCACCGATAACGGCCCCGGCATCGCGGCAGAGGATCAGGCGCGGATCTTCGACCGTTTCGCGCAAGGCGGCGGCGGTAATGCGCAGGGCTTCGGCCTCGGGCTGGCGCTGGCACGCTGGGTGATCGAGGAGCAGGGCGGCAGTATCGCGCTGCAAAGCCCCTTGCCCCGCGACGCGGCGCTCGGCAATGCAGCCGGGACAAAGATCTCGGTTCGCCTGCCGCTGGATCGGGGATAGGATCGGGCCATGAGCATGCAGACGCGGCTTCTGGTGGTCGATGACGACCCGGAAATCTGCTCGGCCCTCGCGCGCGGGCTGGCGCTGCACGGCTATGTCGTCGAGACCCGCAACCGCGCCGAGACCGCGCTGGCGGATCTGACCGGCGGCGGGTTCGACGCCGCCGTCATCGACGTGATGCTGGGCGCCGACAGTGGCATTGCCTTGGTGCGCGACGCCCGTGCCGCCGGGGCGCAACTGCCCATCGTCATGCTCTCGGCTTTGTCGGAGGTCGAGCACCGCGCCGCCGGGCTCGAGGCGGGGGCTGACGATTACGTGGTCAAACCCTTCTCCTTCGACGAGCTGGCGGCACGGCTGCGGGTGCAGGAACGCCGCTCCGCCGCACTGCGCCCGGCACCGGCGCGACTCTCGCACAGCGCCCGGCGCCTCTCCGGCCCCAGCCGCGCCGTGACCCTGACCGACCGCGAATATGCGCTGCTGACGCTGCTGGCCGATCACGCCGGAACCCCCCTGCCCCGGGGCGAGATCTTTGACGCGCTCTGGGCGGGCGAGTCGCGTTCGGAAAACGTGGTCGACGTCTATATCGGCTATCTGCGCAAAAAGCTGAAACCGGCCTCGGATTTTGGCTTCGAGATCGCCACAGTGCGGCACAAGGGCTTTTGCCTGGAGGGCACACCGCCGCAGCGCTGAGCCACGAAGCGCTTGCACCCCCCGGTGTTTCCGCCATTTTGGCGCAAAGCCAGGGCAGCAACGGAGCGCGCGATGGACCCCCGCCAGTTGGAGATGACGGTGCTGATGACGCCCGATATGGCGAATTTCAGCGGCAAGGTGCATGGCGGCGCCCTGCTGAACCTGCTCGACCGCGTCGCCTTTTCCTGCGCCTCGCGCTTCTCCGGGCGCTATGCGGTGACGCTTTCGGTCGATCAGGTGACCTTCAAGCAGCCGATCAATGTGGGCGAGCTCGTCACCTTTCGCGCCAGCGTCAACCATGCCGGGCGCACCTCGATGGAGGTCGGTATTCGCGTCGAGGCCGAGGACATCCGCAAGGGCACGCGGCGGCACACCAATTCGTGCTATTTCACCATGGTGGCGGTCGATGACGACGGCAAGCCCGCCGAGGTGCCCGAGCTGCGCATCCTCACCGAGACCGAAGCCAAGCGCAACCGCGCCGCCACCGTGCGCCGCGACCTGCGCAAGCGTTTTTCCGAAGAGCTGAAACAGGCCGCCAAGGGCGAGCTCTGACACTACGCGGCGATCTGTATGTCACCGCTCGTTTAATGTATCGATGCCGTAAGGCAGCGCAAAGCCGCAGGCAGTGCCGGCGATCGGAGTTGCGGAGCGGTTGGCGATCTGCGAAGCCTGTTTATATCGACGACACAGTAATCTAACCAGTGTCGGGCGAGAAATCGCTTGCGGTAAACAAGGGTATTCGTGTTTTGTCCCTTATTTGTGTGGTAGTGCCATCTGCGCACGGCCTTCCCAAGGCCAATTCCCGTCTTGCGACAGATTTGCGTACGTTGACATCTTTGCGCTTCTTCGCGGCATTTTGGGTGTTCATGTTCCATCTCAGCTTGCGGGTCGATACCGCCGATATCTGGTTCTGGAACATGATTGGTCACGGGGCGCGCGGCGTGGATTTCTTTTTCATTCTTTCGGGTTTCGTCATCCTCTACGTCTATGGATCGCAGATCGGCACGGATCGTTTTTCGATACGGCAATTCACGGTAAAACGCGTCGCCCGAATATACCCGCTACATCTCGCAATGCTGCTGGCGTGTTGTCTGCTCATTCTGGGCGGCGCGGGTGTTTCTTCGATTCCGTGGCTTCCGACAAATTTCAGGCCACTGGTTTCTCTCGGAGAAATTTCCCATTCCATTTATCTGGTGCATCTTCTTGTCATAAGGATCTGCATGGATTTTGCGCCGAAAGCCGGTATTCCCGCGCTGCCCTGGCCCGTCATCGGGCTGGCCGTAATTCTGGTCTCTGCCGGAACCTATCACTTCCTGGAAAATCCGGCACGGCGCTGGGTCGCCCGCAAACTGGGCTGAGTTCCCAACACCGTGCGGATAAGTTTCAGAGCCTGATATCGTCCAGCCGCTGGTCGCCGGGCAGTTTCGAACGTTCCAGAATGATCTGCGAGATCGCCCGGGCGCGCACCGGGTTCAGCGCCGCGAGGATCGGGGCGGCGTCGCGCTCGTTCATGGTGCCCAGAACCATCACCGAGACCTCGATATCGAGATCGTTCATGATCGCGGCGGCGTCCTTGGGTTTCATGTTCCGGTAGAGCGAGACCAGCCGGTCGACATCTGCGGTATGCGCGGCCTCGACCTTTTCCAGCAAGCCCTCGAGCTCGGCCTTGAGATCGGCGAGGCGCTGCTGCTCGACAGCCAGCGTCTCGGCGGCCAGATCGAGCTCGGCAGAGCGCTGCGCGTTGCGCTCTTTCTGGGCGTCCAGAAGGTCACGCTCTTGTCTGATCGAGGCGAGCAGATCTTCGGGTGCTTCGCAAACTTCCGGCTCCTTTGCCACCAGTGCCGGGGCGGCAGGGGCTTCCGGTTCGGCGCTCGTCGCCGCCGAGGCGGCGGAGACAAAGGCCGTCTGTTCGGGCGCGTCCTGCCCCGACACGGTCACAAGCTGCGGGTCTTCGAGCAAGGTCACACCGATCTTTGCGGCGCTGGCCACGGCAAACCCGGCGAGAAGCAGCGTGATGGGACGCATGACGCTCAGGCCTCGCGCTGGCGAACGGTTTCAAAGAAGCCGCGCACCAGCTCGGACTTGCCCGGCACCGAGGTGGCGCCGACCGGGCGGGTGGGGCGTTCGCGGCGGGTGCGGAAGGAGGGCTCTTCGCGCGTGGGCGCGCGCTCCTGCCGGGTCTCTTCCACCGGCGGCTGACCCGCCGAGCGCAGCGCCGAAACGGTGCTTTCGCTCCGGTCGACCGCAGCCGAGAACGTTCCGATCATCGGTTCCATATCCTTCAGAACGGACATGAGCAGACGCACGCGGCGGTCCACAACCCAAGCATAAGCCATCGTGCCGACAAGCAGCACAAGGATAGCAATGTCAATCGCGAAGGACATTGGGAAGTTCCTCTTCTTCGTAGAGCTTTTCCATGAATTTCA
Coding sequences within it:
- a CDS encoding sensor histidine kinase produces the protein MNKDSPPDRSRSGLSLKARLGLGAGLLGLATLLTAAMLVTGMARVSQRLDTALAAETRLEQYSALSTQVSTFIVVAAEAIQRGLPPETRAARIDGIAATLDRSFVMLRAGLDAEVAEAQGLDEQSRRATQSLGLARMQALFRSTRDGLVSETEDRDRLRAYLDTFASGFEPLLAGAVNEEKRLRAGILAGIEDLRRSLTLAAIAIGLAALALCAGVYFGLIRPQFRRLDALRDAARRIGLEEFDIALPAGPRDEIGALSAETARMAQALAARAEAVARDRAQLGEIIRQRTEALSAANARLERTDEDRRRFFADISHELRTPLTVILMEAQLGRQGDDPAPAFATIEARAQRLNRRIDDLLRIARSETGQLALETAPVALKDLLSEAEAETRAELSNAGMVLDAPDAAPLTVTGDRNWLRQVVVGLIRNAIRHARAGGRLRLELREDGGFGEIVLTDNGPGIAAEDQARIFDRFAQGGGGNAQGFGLGLALARWVIEEQGGSIALQSPLPRDAALGNAAGTKISVRLPLDRG
- a CDS encoding response regulator transcription factor: MSMQTRLLVVDDDPEICSALARGLALHGYVVETRNRAETALADLTGGGFDAAVIDVMLGADSGIALVRDARAAGAQLPIVMLSALSEVEHRAAGLEAGADDYVVKPFSFDELAARLRVQERRSAALRPAPARLSHSARRLSGPSRAVTLTDREYALLTLLADHAGTPLPRGEIFDALWAGESRSENVVDVYIGYLRKKLKPASDFGFEIATVRHKGFCLEGTPPQR
- a CDS encoding acyl-CoA thioesterase — protein: MDPRQLEMTVLMTPDMANFSGKVHGGALLNLLDRVAFSCASRFSGRYAVTLSVDQVTFKQPINVGELVTFRASVNHAGRTSMEVGIRVEAEDIRKGTRRHTNSCYFTMVAVDDDGKPAEVPELRILTETEAKRNRAATVRRDLRKRFSEELKQAAKGEL
- a CDS encoding acyltransferase family protein, which gives rise to MSGEKSLAVNKGIRVLSLICVVVPSAHGLPKANSRLATDLRTLTSLRFFAAFWVFMFHLSLRVDTADIWFWNMIGHGARGVDFFFILSGFVILYVYGSQIGTDRFSIRQFTVKRVARIYPLHLAMLLACCLLILGGAGVSSIPWLPTNFRPLVSLGEISHSIYLVHLLVIRICMDFAPKAGIPALPWPVIGLAVILVSAGTYHFLENPARRWVARKLG
- a CDS encoding MotE family protein, which encodes MRPITLLLAGFAVASAAKIGVTLLEDPQLVTVSGQDAPEQTAFVSAASAATSAEPEAPAAPALVAKEPEVCEAPEDLLASIRQERDLLDAQKERNAQRSAELDLAAETLAVEQQRLADLKAELEGLLEKVEAAHTADVDRLVSLYRNMKPKDAAAIMNDLDIEVSVMVLGTMNERDAAPILAALNPVRARAISQIILERSKLPGDQRLDDIRL
- a CDS encoding flagellar motor switch protein — encoded protein: MSFAIDIAILVLLVGTMAYAWVVDRRVRLLMSVLKDMEPMIGTFSAAVDRSESTVSALRSAGQPPVEETRQERAPTREEPSFRTRRERPTRPVGATSVPGKSELVRGFFETVRQREA